In Acidaminococcus timonensis, one DNA window encodes the following:
- a CDS encoding alpha/beta hydrolase codes for MNGKKKLQRVLAMAVLGMTCALGVFGAEAQAAPQTKQAKAAVQTKEQGGSPLKLTKEWDKVFPESKEVNHRKVTFRNRYGIELAADLYEPKNVKGKLAAIAVSGPFGAVKEQASGLYAQEMAKRGFLTIAFDPSFTGESGGVNGVRNVASPDINTEDFSAAVDFLSNEKDVDPNRIGLIGICGWGGMALNDAAIDTRVKATVVSTMYDMSRVMANGYFDYTKDAATLKKERMVSRRALNAQRTEDFRTGTFKRAGGVVDPLPANAPQFVKDYYAYYKTKRGYHPRSLNSNEGWNATSALSFMNMPLLSYADEIESAVLVIHGEKAHSRYFGEDAFKKLKGDNKELLIIPGANHTDLYDNLEKIPFDTMTAFFQKYLK; via the coding sequence ATGAACGGAAAAAAGAAACTGCAGAGGGTCCTGGCAATGGCTGTGCTGGGGATGACCTGTGCCCTGGGGGTATTTGGGGCAGAGGCCCAGGCGGCTCCACAGACGAAACAGGCTAAGGCAGCCGTCCAGACGAAGGAACAGGGAGGAAGTCCATTGAAACTGACAAAGGAATGGGATAAGGTATTTCCAGAAAGCAAAGAAGTGAATCATCGGAAAGTGACGTTCCGCAATCGGTATGGCATCGAGCTGGCTGCCGATCTGTACGAGCCGAAAAATGTGAAGGGCAAACTGGCCGCTATCGCCGTCAGCGGACCTTTTGGTGCGGTCAAGGAGCAGGCTTCCGGTCTGTATGCCCAGGAAATGGCCAAACGGGGCTTTTTGACCATCGCCTTCGATCCCTCCTTTACGGGCGAGAGCGGGGGTGTGAACGGGGTGCGCAATGTGGCGTCTCCGGATATCAATACCGAAGATTTCTCCGCTGCGGTGGATTTCCTGTCCAATGAAAAAGACGTGGACCCCAACCGGATCGGCCTGATCGGCATCTGCGGCTGGGGCGGCATGGCACTTAACGATGCGGCCATCGATACCCGGGTCAAGGCCACGGTGGTTTCCACCATGTACGATATGAGCCGGGTGATGGCCAACGGATATTTCGATTATACGAAAGATGCCGCCACCCTGAAAAAGGAGCGGATGGTAAGTCGCAGGGCTCTCAATGCCCAGCGGACGGAAGACTTCCGCACGGGTACGTTCAAACGGGCCGGAGGCGTGGTGGATCCGTTACCGGCCAATGCTCCCCAGTTCGTGAAAGATTACTATGCCTACTACAAGACGAAACGCGGGTACCATCCCCGCAGCCTGAATTCCAACGAAGGCTGGAATGCCACCAGTGCCCTGTCCTTCATGAATATGCCGCTGCTTTCCTATGCGGATGAAATCGAAAGTGCGGTACTTGTCATCCACGGGGAAAAGGCCCATTCCCGGTACTTCGGAGAAGATGCTTTCAAGAAGCTGAAAGGCGATAACAAAGAACTGCTGATCATCCCGGGGGCCAATCATACGGATCTTTACGACAATCTGGAAAAGATTCCCTTCGATACAATGACGGCATTCTTCCAGAAGTATTTGAAGTGA